Part of the Anopheles coluzzii chromosome 3, AcolN3, whole genome shotgun sequence genome is shown below.
CTATCAAGCTTCAGAAACTTATTCTAAGGCCGGATAGGTTTAGTAAAAGTCCATGAGCTGAAACAGATCCTGAATTAAACCCGATTCCATGGTTAAACCGGAGCATTGTTCATTTACAGAAAGTGCGTGGAAATATAGGAAAAAATTAGCGCAAAAATTCAGGGAATACAAAGAGCAGTTATGAAACACCTCATCTGATATAAAAAACGACATTGAAATGTTTCAGCAAATACTAAAATAGCGATTAGTGCTCGTAGTCGGAGATTCGATCCAAGCTCAAACAAAATGTGACAATTGATACAGTTTGCTCGAGCTACGCAGATTGGCACCAAAAACTTGTCGTGTGTAGCGGCGGCTTAACCGTTCTGCCAAACGTCAAACGCATGAGCGCGTTTTTTCACCTCTCTGCTAGTGATGGGCATTCGGATAGCATTCCGATCCAAGGGATTTATTTTCGCAAACCAATCTTCAAAATTATTCGCAAAATTTATGCTGTAGCTTAAATAtgcaaattattaaaattatttttgactTTTTTGGTAAGGAAAATAAAGCTCATGTTGGATTTGCCACATTGAAAGTCTCAAAATACCACCCCCAGCCAGTGATCCTATCCACCTGCAGTGGGATGGAAAAGAACGCACTGCTCCAACCGTGCACAGTCCCATCTCTACTTTCACTCTTGTCGCCCGCGAAACCGTCGTCGACTTGCGCGCTCGGGATTTTCTCGGAAATTAGCATTTCCACAAATAGGTAAGTGGTCGAAAAGCGTTTCAGTACTCGCGCAGCGTTAATCGGCAGCGAAGAGACAAGTAAGTTGGTCGATTCCGTGGCTACGGTGCGCGATCGGCCGGCTAACGACCGGCAgccccatcatcatcgcccgTCACACGCCACCGACACTTGCCTGTGTTAGAGCATCAGTTTCCGCACAGCGCGGCCAGAGGACACTTATACCGACACCTTTCCTTTCGCCACTTTCTTTCAGCAactaccagcagcaccagcagcagcaccagcaaccaTGGCCCTCAGCCGTATCTATGCATCAAAGTTGGCCTGTGCCGCCAATAAGGTGAGTTGGACtcttcgtcatcatcatcaccatccgtCCACGTTGCGTCCGTACTCGGGGGGAATACGGcccgcaaaaaaaacggcgcTATCGAGAAGCTTCTTTCAAAGTGTGTGCCGAAGCAGAGTTGGCAATGAgtgcggttttttttgggCACGCGGTTTCAGGACCCTACCCGTGAGCTTGGCCAAAGGAAGTGAACCAGTCCTTGAAACCTTTCGGATAGCTTTTGTCCCCGCTCACACATACGGTACGGGTGCGTGTGTCGTGTGCtaatgtgtgtgcgagtggcTGTGATTTTCTGAACATGTTGAACGCGTCATCGCTTAGGTTGGGTCCAGAATATGAGGTGTTTTGGCAAAGAAAAAAGTTGCTTCCTCGGAATGAGAAATCGGCCACATTACATAACATGTGAccgaagagagaaagagcgttCCTGCTTGCACAAGTGAAAATGTGATGGTATGGTTCGGTGAAAACTTGCCCCCGGGGGTTGGTGTGGCTATTCTTGACCCTAAGTTAATGCCAGACTTTATTCCCCCACCAATCTGTCCAGAAGGAAAATAaggggagaaagaaagaaaatccTTCATCCGTGTAACGAGAGCCTGCTCGCAAGGTTGAGCCGAAGGTTAAGCGTGGAAAACGTGGATTTAATTATCAAGTAGCcccatacacagacacacacacacgagtgtTGTGCGGAGGGCGGCGGCTGGTTGCCTTCGATGCTCCCCACAGGCTCCCAGGCCATGATGAGATAATTGTGTTCGAGTGGCGAACAGCAGGAGGGACCACAAGAGGCGTAAAAAAGCAATACTAACCGCGGAGAACGTTTCTTTTGTGGAACTTGCACAACAcggtaaatgtgtgtgtgttacgaTGATAAAAGTTCAGGTTTCAGAAAAAAGATTCTAAGAGTTCCATAAGAAATGATTAACAATATTTAGGTCTGATTTAGGAGAAACAACACAGACAGCACTAATTAAGGGAGCGCGCGCAGAAGGAAAACTCGTTgcgtagagagaaaaaaccctCGCTCGTGTCGTCACTTGACGCAATCCAACACGActtctccccttttttttcgcttttcgcttacactcccccctccccccaaaagAGCGGGAGGGAAGCTCGCTTGTGTGGAAAAATGTTAGATAACTCTCGGTCTGCATCGTCGTGCGCGATTGTGGCCGTTTGTATGGGTGTGTTTATCGTGCATTTTTTACTACTCAGTTAGAAATGCCGTTCTAGAAGCACAAGagtatttttgttattgttgaacaTCCCGCGCGCGTGAATGAACTGTTAGATAACGGGAAAGTATTGCCAAACTTTGGTTTGGGAAAATGTAAGAAATATGTTTGATTCTTTTCGAAATCGGCAATGTATGTATCGACGACACAACAGCACGAAGGTGGTCAAACAAACGATTCGAAAGTTCACTTTCCACCACTTCATTACCATTGCAAATGTCGTGCGCTTGAACCTTTTGGATGGTCTTAGCGccaagaagggaaaaaaattgTCAAACCTATcgatttttgcctttttgtgtGCGTATCCAAATCGCACCAGAACGATAGCCTACGTGGGGTGCAGTAGTAAGAGAATTTTGACGAATAATATTGCCATTCGTGGCGTTATTACGCAACGTATGCTAGCGCAAGTAAATGTTTTACGCATCGCGCTTCGATTGCTCCATTGGCCATGTTGGCGGCAACATATTAtactttgtatgtgtgtattgtggaacCTGCCACGGTTATTCACGATTTGGAATCGGTGACGTTTAGTTGGTACGATAAAAATCAATGCCAACGATAAGCTCTGCACGGAGGAGTAGACCTTTACCTTGCGTAGAGTTTATCTTCGCACGAGAACATGTTCCGGGTAACATCGTTCCCCTTAAAGAATGTCTTTCGTTTTAGTATGTTTGTTCAGCTTGGCGCTAATGCGGTACAGGTGACgattttcttctcttcccgTGCTCATCCGCCTCTTCCATTCCTACCCGTCTGGAGTTGTGGGGAGGACAAATCTCTTGAAGAAAGATTTCCCCTCGATCCATCAATGCCAGCagcgactgctgctgcaccgcaCTCCGtccattatcatcatcatgcttGCCGGCAGCACTATCGCGCGATAAGAAATCTCCTATCAACAGCTTCATATTCGCGAAGCGCGCGATAGATGCGCGAGTTGCGTAGCGCAATACCACGCCGGTCCACTACAACCGAGGGCGCGAACCTCGTGCACGACCGTAGAAAATGATTCCGCTGCCGCGCACAGATCAGGTGATCCAGCGAGACCTTTGCCGAGGACGCGCTTCACTCCAAGTCCcaaggcgtgtgtgtgtcgagtggtggggatgtttttttttatgtcccCACCATTACGTAGAGCTCTTTAACCGTGGTTGAGGTGCACGATTCGCGCCAGAAACGGCATGGTGGAGAATTAAATGgcaataaatgttttaaacgACTTGCGGCATTGCAACGGCGGCGCTCGGCAAACACACGAAGGTGGCTGTCGTTAGTGATGACATTGCGAATGGAGGACTCGCTAAGGACAATCCTCTAGATGATCGATGCGACAAAGTCATCTAAGGTGCATTCAAACAGCCGCTACGAACACCGAGTACGGTGGTAGGGCAGTGTGCCAGTCTTCCGCATTTTGTTGCATGTGAACCCGAAGAGAAAGCTTTTTCCTGACCCCACTCCCAAGTTGAGGAAGGTTGCAGCAGTTCGGCTGCAACATGTTCCGGGTTTAGGAGATTTTCCCTAGTCCTATAATTAGCGTGTGTTCGATAGCTAATTGGTGCAACGGCTCTCCGGCATGCTCAAGCACGCGATGATCCTATTTTTGGTCTAGAATAAATGCCAACCTTATCGATCGTTTGGCAACAAGCATCAACCTGCGAGGTGGGTGTGTATTAGAACCGTTAGGTAATGCAGGCAGGCATGGTTGGGTGGGTGCTGTTACATCATCGCTCGACGTTTTGCcggcatgatgatgatgatgacccCAATCCTTGGGCGCTTGGGCGCTTCCTGGAGCATTAGCCGCGTTGTAGAGCTTCCTCCAAGcataccatcaccatcatagAGCAGAGAGGGACTAGGGAGTTAATAATTTGGTTGTCGCATACTCTCAGTGGACAGTGGGACGGTGAGAACATAACCGGTTCTTTTGTACGGACGTTTATGTATCTATTTCACGCCACGCGGGCCTGGTCGCTGTGGGATGAATCGACTTGATTCGACAATTTTGGAAACCAATCGCCACGAGTACTGGGAACATTGGGCACCGAATGTTTCCGTCTGTTTGAAACAGGTTTTAGCTCCCTCCATTCCTTTTTTAAGGGTTGGTTAAGATCCAACGAATGAGTTGGCGCAAACCGAACCtacacttttttgtgtgtacgtAAGCACCATACCTTCTGAAGGCCATGTGGACGATGATGCGCCAAACCATGACCGCTAGAATAGGAGATACTCTGTGGAATGTTCTGGAGAGAGATTTTCAAAGTAATTTGGTTTCTGCAAACAACAGCGGCGTGTGAATTGGGAAGATAAGTCGAGATACGGTCTGACAAACAATGCGGAGAAGTAAGTCCTAGCGAATGCATTAAAAGATACCGACTGCATACGTCAATTGGGAAGGCACGGTATGCGAGAAGAAGTACGTGAAATCGACGGTTGTGTAAAGCATTTTTAACCTCTTGATTTGATCCTCCTGATCGAATAGATCACGTAAAGAAAGGCCTACCGACGTTGGGACGGAGTTGGaggatgtttttttccctccccaagTGACGAACGGAGGACATCTAATAATAGTCACCACGGACGTATAGGGCATGGTGTAACGGCCAACGGACGAGTTACGCGTGCAGGAATATTCTTCGCGAAGAGCGAACACAGCCGCGCTATCGAAgcacattttgttttggtcTTTTTCTGCGTCCGTTTTTATCCGCTCCTGAGTTTGTTCGTCctctcttgtttgttttgtaaatagtTTTACGTCAGAGAACAGACATCGTATCCGTGCGTCCGTAGtatgttttttattcaatcttatttctcctttttttgtttctacaatTACAGAACTCCCTGCCGGTAATCGCTACCTTCGTGCGCAATGCATCCGACAGCACAGACCTGAAGGCTGTCCTCACGGAGAAGATCCCGAAGGAGCAGGAGCGCGTCAAGAACTTCCGCAAGCAGCATGGCAACACCAAAGTCGGCGAGGTCACCGTCGACATGGTAAGTGTTCCCACTCACGATTGTCGCATCCCAAGTACCTTCCCCCTCCTGTAGCTTTGGAGGTGTAGAGAGTTGCACAGGTCCACCAGGAATTGACTGCTTTCGCGCTGCGAAGGTGATTTAATTTTAGAATCGCACCCGAATGTGAATGCACCCAACTTGGGTAGAGATTGTTCGCAGTCGCGCTATGTTTGAATGTGAGAAGATGCCAACATCGCTTGAACTCGCTGACCCCGGGAGGAAGGGGTATCGGCGGTAAAGGTTACACTCAGACCTGTCGTTCGGGCTTCGCGCTGCGGCTGCGGATCGGTTGTGTGGAGATCTCCAATCTCTGATCCGTTTCGTGGAACGCGTGCCCTTACTGCCTGCCCGTCGAGAGCTATCTCTCACTAATTGAGTTAAACGACAGCTATCAAATTGCGGCCTGCGTACAATTGGTTTGCCGCCGCCACGGGCACACTGCCACAGACCGGCTGCGCTTACTCTGCGGGTAGCGTAATCACTGAAGCGTGTCATCGTCGGACGGTTCATTGGGCACACGTAGTGCAAGACAGACAAACGTTAAAGGTACGATTGAAAAGCATCTGTCCGCTGTACAAATGACTGTGCGCATGATGGATAGCAAGTGGCACGGTTCCATAAGCTGCTATGATCAACAGATCATTGTTGTCGTAGATCAAAATCTGTCATTAGTCAAGGTCATGGAAGATATAGCTCTAGCATAACGGCAATAACGTGCCAATTCAGATTAGCAAACGTAAAAAACGTGTCTAGCGCATTCTCTTCCGTCAAATTGGAGTAACATATTAGCGCAGAGGCGGTAAATTCTAGCTATACCTTCCTTTACCACCTTTTCGGATGACTCTCAATGTCATCAGTATGTCAGACTCCTCATGCCGGCTTAAGCCCGCATCTAGCTTATCATTAGAATCCACTTGTACCGCAAGAGTAAAAGGGTAGCAGTTCGAAAAAACTCCACCACAACAAGAAAGAACaacttctgtgtgtgtgtgttctgtgttGCTTATGTCACGTGCCGGTACTTCCATTTCCTCGCGCGCCCGCACACAAACTCCCCACAACCGGTTTAGCCCTTTTTCCGCCCTGCAATCAGCAAACGCGACCCTCCGCTTTATGTGTACTTTGGATTTtcatgacgatgatgatgcgtcCAACTGCTATTGACAGTGAACCCGATGATGATAGCGTGTTTACCAATAATTTCCGCGCACATGTTAGTATACCCGGTGGCTCTCTATCAGAAGCGCGGGTGGTAGGTGTGCATATAATGTTTGTGCACTTTGTAGCGCCGTTTTTATTCTACGATTGCAAGCACTGAACTATGGAATTGATGTAATTGGCATAATGCCTTGCCCGCTTACCCGTTTCATGGTGACTTATTCACGCTTGCGCGAAGAATAGTCAGTAATTCCCCTACAATTGTATGGGGCTTTCCCTCTCCGTTGGGCCTTTTTGCGTGAGCCAGTTTATAGGCAGAAACAAATtattgctactgctactgttTTGAGTTCGATTTGAAGGGCATGAAATTGCTTCACCTTGTTAAAAAAGACAAGATAACAACACCGGGAAGGCCACAGAGAGAAGGCCAATGATAAAGCCTTCCCTAGTTGTACTTAAAGTTTGAGCTCTTATCACCGTCTGTTTCGGTGGAATGAACCCTCTCAGTGGATGGagatctgttttttttaggGACAGGTGACCCAAAGCATTCCCGTGAGTGATCACATGGTCACGAGGGtcaatgttttgtgtttttctgcCTATtagaacaaacataaaaaccaTCTTTCCGGCAATATTGTTTCCATCGCTCATTAGCACACTTTGCAGAACCTTGGATGAGTTTGCCGTGGCGATTACGTGTGGCTATATTTGGTCGCTAATGGCACCGCGAACGTGGCTAACGTATTTCGgaggtgtgtgtctgttggtgCTACTACGCTGCGGATGCTCCATGTGGCGGGTGTGTCCCGGAATGGCGGAGCTGATAAATTAGCAATTTTTCGTGTGTTCACGAACgggaatggaaggaaaaaaatagacACACGTATTACTTTTTTCATGTTTCACCCCGCGGTGTGACATCACAGCGTGTGGTGGTGGCACTACTGCAACGCGAACGCGGTCAGCTGACCGAGGGGCCACACATACGACGTCGGCGTGATAACTCGATCGGACCGGGACTTAACTTATCTCTCCCCAGCTTGCCAGTGCCGCCGTTCGTCTACTgttttttcaatcattttacAGGTTTCTTCCATTCCGTTCCCTATTGAAGCGTGTTAGCTTATAATGCTGCTCCAGCACGAGCGAAAGAGAGGCGGAGAGGCGTTTAATGAAGTCAAGTTCAATAACGCCTCAAGGCGAGACACGCCGTGAATGGTGCGATGCTTGTCCCTGGCCTTCGTCGTCGCCTCTTTGCCTGCTTGTTCTCTGTATGTTGTAAGCGTGTGCTTCACTTGAGAGAAGCACAGCCCGTTGATCGTACACCACACGACCATTAAACGGTCTTGAAATGATGCTACACGATCGTTCTGGTTTCATTGAATACCGACGACGGTCGGTGGTACGGTTAGTGTGTTAATTCTTAATTGACCTCTTCTGTTCTGTTAGATGAGACGAAAAgaagacacaaaaaaagatatgATTCTTGCGAATAATTTGGCACGAGATCATAATGGGGACATTGGAACATTCCTGACGACACTTTTCTTGGAAGCGTTGACCAAACCTTGACGCACATTAGCAGAAACCTCGTACAAAATCCTCGTAACAAAGATAGATAAAAATACTCTcgctgaatttgttttttttttcatttcccttATCTGCGCTTCTCCCAAACCTCCAATTCCTACTCACCCCGCTTCAGCCATGAAATCGTTATCACACTCTAATTGCTTCTCTTCGGAACATTCCAGATGTATGGCGGTATGCGTGGCATCAAGGGTCTGGTGTGCGAAACGTCCGTGCTTGACCCCGATGAGGGTATCCGCTTCCGCGGCCTGTCCATCCCCGAGTGCCAGCAGGTGCTCCCGAAGGCACCAGGTAAGCCACCCATAAACACATGATTGCACAATAACTGCAAGCGGCAGGCGGGGGTCTTCGTTATGTTGAGATATGTATGAAGTAATCGAATCGAGCAACAAACACGTTCCAATCGGGGGGACGGGAATCGAAAGCGACGGCTCGATCGTGTCTCGTCTGTGGAAAGACACTGACTCATGAGATGCATAAATGCATCTACTTCTCCGGGCGATTGAATAATCGCTTACGAGTCGCGAGCCGTCGCGAGTTGAGTAATATCACCAAGGACGTGTGTAAAACGTACTCGGATGGGCATCAGCAGTGAGCAGTCAGTTTGATCGGGCATTGGACTCAGATagcaataaattattttatatttgtgTTCTTTTAATCTTCAATTAAATTTGTACATAGGAGGAGAAGGAAGGGGAAATTAAGATATTAGTAAATATTATTTGCATAACACGCACCGTCTCACGTACGATCGTTAGAATATCTCATTAAAGAAACCGTGACCGGTGATGCAATTATCGTCCTTCAAACAAGTTATCGTTTTAACATTGAAAGACGATTCATTCCACTTCTCTACTAATGATGTGTttctcctctctctttctgcccCTTCCAGGTGGCCAGGAGCCCCTGCCCGAGGGTCTGTTCTGGCTGCTGATCACCGGCGATGTGCCGTCCAAGGCTCAGGTCGATGCGCTGTCCCGCGAATGGGCGAACCGTGCCGCGCTGCCGTCGCACGTCGTCACCATGCTGAACAACATGCCGACCTCGCTGCACCCGATGTCGCAGCTGAGCTGCGCCGTCACCGCGCTCAACCACGAGAGCAAATTCGCCAAGGCGTACTCGGAGGGCGTGCACAAGAGCAAGTACTGGGAGTACGTGTACGAGGACAGCATGGACCTGATCGCCAAGCTGCCGGTGATCGCGGCCACCATCTACCGCAACACGTACCGCGACGGCAAGGGCATCGGTGCGATCGACCCGAAGAAGGATTGGTCCGCCAACTTCACCAAGATGCTGGGCTACGAGGACGAGAAGTTCACCGAGCTGATGCGCCTGTACCTGACGATCCACAGTGACCACGAGGGCGGCAACGTGTCGGCCCACACGGTCCAT
Proteins encoded:
- the LOC120960153 gene encoding probable citrate synthase 2, mitochondrial isoform X2, which gives rise to MALSRIYASKLACAANKNSLPVIATFVRNASDSTDLKAVLTEKIPKEQERVKNFRKQHGNTKVGEVTVDMMYGGMRGIKGLVCETSVLDPDEGIRFRGLSIPECQQVLPKAPGGQEPLPEGLFWLLITGDVPSKAQVDALSREWANRAALPSHVVTMLNNMPTSLHPMSQLSCAVTALNHESKFAKAYSEGVHKSKYWEYVYEDSMDLIAKLPVIAATIYRNTYRDGKGIGAIDPKKDWSANFTKMLGYEDEKFTELMRLYLTIHSDHEGGNVSAHTVHLVGSALSDPYLSFAAGMNGLAGPLHGLANQEVLVWLQKLRKELGDNASEDKVKEFIWKTLKSGQVVPGYGHAVLRKTDPRYTCQREFALKHLPNDPLFGLVSNIYKVVPPILTELGKVKNPWPNVDAHSGVLLQYYGLKEMNYYTVLFGVSRALGVLASLVWDRALGLPIERPKSMSTDGLMKATSK